A window of the Candidatus Paraluminiphilus aquimaris genome harbors these coding sequences:
- a CDS encoding glycosyl hydrolase family 17 protein: protein MGIASSFFRTSLCASLALTLACTPPTNGSDNGPTPAEILGNPDYQAMSYGGYRGKTRDDGPTVEQLVDDIRILNAMGIKLLRTYNTSQFPQAERLLEAIRREKQADPSFEMYVMLGAWIEAKNSWAEAVWDADNDTWIEGTGPDHTEGNLQNNSQEIDTAIRLANEHPDIVKAISVGNEAMVQWAVTYFVYPKTILKWVNYLQAAKASGELKADVWVTSSDNYESWGGGNPVYHTADLTQLFEAVDFVSVHTYPFHDSFYNPSFWGVLPSEEALPFDEMTGLTMDRAIAYAKGQYQSVLDYMSQLGIDKPVHIGETGWASIDGTAYGVKGSKAADEYKQKAFHDRLRAWTDEEGISLFFFEAFDEQWKNADSPDHSENHFGLVTLDNELKYALWEAFDEGRFAELTRNGAPLKKSFSGELESLLASAMVPPFKSQMAVRRIETVNKTREPGEAVTEQRLVVVHDTLSDDSSDITFPSAMLKLTPWEGTTAIELMPDGVVRIETRAGDWWGASLEFAADVGEDLSAFNQGTLHFDIRGSDNVNFSLGFQTGNFLRGDQVNNFANFGPSSNRRVSSDWQAVALPISEINSGTDMTDVSNLIALLSQDRAPEREIFLRNIYFSQE from the coding sequence GTGGGTATTGCCTCCTCGTTTTTTCGCACCTCACTGTGTGCAAGCCTCGCTCTCACCTTGGCTTGTACGCCGCCCACTAATGGCTCGGATAACGGACCGACACCTGCGGAGATTCTGGGTAACCCAGATTATCAAGCGATGTCGTATGGCGGTTATAGAGGTAAAACCCGCGATGACGGACCGACTGTTGAGCAGTTGGTCGATGACATTCGCATTCTCAATGCCATGGGCATAAAACTACTGCGGACGTATAACACTTCGCAGTTTCCCCAGGCTGAGCGTTTGCTCGAAGCCATCAGAAGAGAGAAGCAGGCAGATCCGTCCTTCGAGATGTACGTGATGCTAGGGGCATGGATTGAAGCCAAAAACTCCTGGGCTGAAGCTGTCTGGGATGCAGATAACGATACCTGGATTGAGGGAACTGGGCCTGATCACACAGAGGGCAACTTACAGAATAATTCTCAAGAGATTGATACCGCGATTAGGCTCGCCAATGAGCACCCCGATATCGTAAAAGCGATTTCCGTCGGAAACGAGGCAATGGTGCAGTGGGCAGTCACTTACTTCGTCTACCCAAAGACAATATTAAAGTGGGTGAACTACCTTCAGGCGGCCAAAGCCAGCGGCGAACTCAAAGCTGACGTTTGGGTAACGAGTTCGGACAATTATGAGTCCTGGGGTGGTGGTAACCCGGTCTATCACACGGCTGATCTCACGCAACTTTTTGAGGCGGTCGATTTTGTATCAGTCCATACCTACCCCTTTCATGACTCCTTCTATAACCCGTCTTTTTGGGGCGTACTACCTAGCGAGGAGGCATTGCCATTTGATGAGATGACGGGCCTTACCATGGATCGCGCTATTGCCTACGCCAAGGGGCAGTATCAATCAGTACTCGATTACATGAGCCAGCTAGGCATTGATAAACCCGTCCACATAGGGGAGACCGGTTGGGCAAGCATCGATGGAACGGCCTACGGCGTAAAAGGTTCCAAAGCGGCTGACGAGTACAAGCAAAAAGCTTTTCACGATCGATTGCGTGCGTGGACTGACGAGGAAGGTATCTCGCTCTTCTTCTTCGAGGCATTTGATGAGCAGTGGAAAAATGCTGACAGCCCGGACCACTCTGAGAATCATTTCGGTCTTGTAACCCTGGATAACGAACTGAAATACGCGCTTTGGGAGGCGTTTGATGAAGGCCGTTTCGCTGAGCTGACCCGCAACGGTGCCCCTTTGAAGAAAAGTTTTTCGGGAGAGCTTGAGTCGCTTTTGGCCAGCGCAATGGTGCCGCCTTTCAAGAGCCAGATGGCTGTCCGCAGGATTGAGACCGTCAACAAGACCCGGGAGCCCGGGGAGGCTGTGACTGAGCAGCGTTTGGTCGTCGTTCATGACACGCTATCGGATGATTCGTCCGACATCACCTTTCCTAGTGCGATGCTTAAGCTCACGCCTTGGGAAGGCACGACAGCGATTGAATTGATGCCAGATGGGGTGGTTCGCATCGAAACGCGCGCGGGTGACTGGTGGGGTGCTAGCCTTGAGTTCGCAGCTGATGTTGGCGAGGACTTATCTGCGTTTAACCAGGGCACGTTGCATTTTGATATTCGAGGGAGCGATAACGTCAACTTTAGCCTAGGCTTCCAGACAGGTAATTTTTTGCGAGGCGATCAAGTCAATAATTTTGCTAATTTTGGACCGAGTAGCAACAGGCGAGTTTCGAGTGATTGGCAGGCGGTGGCGCTACCCATCTCGGAAATCAACAGCGGCACCGATATGACGGATGTTTCCAACTTGATTGCACTCTTGAGTCAAGATCGCGCGCCTGAGCGTGAGATTTTTCTTCGTAATATCTACTTTAGTCAGGAGTGA
- a CDS encoding TonB-dependent receptor, translating into MFYLRPLAAAVLMSASTTTFSQVTPESEPNSMEEVIVAGQFLYTDTVNALKTPTPILDVPQSLSLMSAADIRERGFNSIGEVIAYMPGVTSSQGEGHRDAVVFRGVRSTADFYIDGMRDDVQYYRPLYNLEQVEVLRGPNALLFGRGGTGGVLNRVTKKAVVDDAFTQAQMSIDSFGEVGGQIDHNVSLTDTMAFRVNAMVEELNNHRDFYEGDRRGFNPTLRIESGDSKVDLSYEYVDHQRFIDRGIPTGANGRPVEALEDVVFGDPKVNTTELEAHLWRAALQHTFSDTLKLNASAFYGDYDKLYQNFYASGYDQEGAPDEVTLDGYVDTTQRKNTILSANIVKEARLGNVGHTILSGVESISTSSDQDRYNTFWDTTQDDNETFSISRNLGIRGGVGVNALGVMATNDFGVDVNDHTEVEIDVTSFYIQDEMELSDAFRLVAGLRYDSFDINVLNRVAEDSRSRKDSEVSPRFGVVYKPQENISIYASYSESFLPRSGEQFANINGNNDKLAPNTFSNREVGFKYDFASGLSLTAAAFEIEQRSPQVADNDPATLDVIESEIEGFEIQVQGKVTEIWSVSAAYSALDGEQVKRSGKTGLTPRELPDSMFSLWNQFSLSSDLKVGVGLTHQSESFINNSNSAVLPSYTRVDASVSYRLSDATTLQLNVENLTDELYFPNAHSTHQATVGAPLNVRLAVNMQF; encoded by the coding sequence ATGTTTTATCTTCGACCCTTGGCTGCGGCTGTTTTGATGTCTGCCTCCACCACCACGTTCTCTCAGGTGACCCCAGAGAGCGAACCCAATTCAATGGAAGAGGTGATCGTCGCGGGTCAGTTCTTGTATACAGATACCGTCAATGCCCTAAAGACGCCCACACCAATATTGGATGTCCCCCAGAGTCTTAGTCTCATGTCGGCTGCCGATATCCGAGAGCGCGGTTTCAACAGCATCGGTGAGGTGATTGCCTATATGCCCGGTGTGACATCGTCTCAAGGTGAAGGTCACCGGGATGCGGTTGTTTTCCGTGGTGTGCGATCGACGGCCGATTTTTACATCGATGGCATGCGAGACGATGTCCAATATTATCGTCCGCTCTATAACTTGGAGCAGGTCGAGGTTCTTCGCGGTCCTAATGCACTCTTGTTTGGCCGAGGCGGAACAGGCGGTGTACTCAACCGGGTGACCAAGAAAGCCGTTGTTGATGATGCCTTTACCCAGGCGCAAATGAGCATTGATAGCTTTGGAGAGGTCGGCGGACAGATAGATCACAATGTCAGCTTAACCGACACAATGGCTTTTCGCGTGAACGCCATGGTGGAGGAACTCAATAACCATCGAGACTTTTATGAGGGTGACCGCCGAGGCTTCAACCCAACGCTCCGTATTGAGTCAGGTGACAGTAAAGTCGACCTGTCTTATGAGTACGTTGATCATCAACGATTCATCGATCGGGGCATTCCCACCGGTGCAAATGGACGCCCTGTTGAGGCGTTAGAAGATGTGGTGTTTGGCGATCCAAAAGTGAATACGACAGAGTTAGAGGCGCATCTTTGGCGCGCGGCGTTACAGCACACTTTTAGCGATACGCTCAAACTCAATGCTTCGGCGTTCTACGGTGACTATGACAAGCTCTACCAGAATTTTTATGCGTCTGGTTACGATCAGGAAGGCGCGCCTGATGAGGTGACGTTAGATGGCTACGTGGATACCACGCAGCGCAAAAATACAATCTTATCAGCCAATATCGTGAAAGAAGCGCGATTGGGTAACGTGGGACACACCATTCTCTCTGGGGTTGAGTCTATTTCCACCTCAAGCGATCAAGACCGTTACAACACCTTTTGGGATACCACCCAAGATGACAACGAAACCTTCTCGATATCACGTAATTTAGGTATTCGTGGCGGTGTGGGTGTCAACGCGTTGGGTGTTATGGCGACAAATGACTTTGGCGTTGACGTGAATGACCACACAGAAGTCGAAATTGATGTCACCTCATTTTACATCCAGGACGAAATGGAACTGTCTGACGCATTTCGTCTTGTTGCGGGTCTGCGTTACGACAGTTTTGATATCAATGTGTTGAACCGGGTGGCAGAGGATTCGCGATCCAGGAAAGACAGTGAAGTTTCGCCCCGCTTTGGTGTTGTTTATAAACCCCAAGAAAACATTTCAATTTATGCGAGCTACAGCGAATCATTTTTGCCTCGTAGTGGTGAGCAATTTGCGAATATTAACGGCAACAACGATAAGTTGGCTCCTAATACATTTAGCAATCGCGAGGTGGGATTCAAGTATGACTTCGCCTCCGGACTGAGTCTGACAGCGGCTGCCTTTGAGATCGAGCAGCGCTCGCCCCAGGTGGCTGACAATGACCCAGCGACCTTGGACGTCATCGAATCAGAAATTGAAGGGTTTGAAATTCAGGTTCAGGGAAAGGTTACCGAGATTTGGAGCGTTTCAGCCGCCTACAGCGCACTCGACGGCGAGCAGGTTAAACGCTCTGGTAAGACGGGACTTACGCCCAGAGAGCTCCCCGATTCAATGTTCTCTCTGTGGAATCAATTCTCACTCTCCAGTGACCTCAAAGTAGGGGTTGGACTGACACATCAAAGTGAGAGCTTTATCAATAACAGCAATTCGGCAGTGCTACCGAGTTACACACGGGTTGACGCGTCTGTTTCGTATCGACTATCGGATGCCACAACATTACAGCTTAATGTTGAAAATTTAACGGATGAGCTTTATTTCCCAAATGCGCACAGCACCCATCAAGCAACTGTGGGCGCGCCGCTGAACGTTCGCCTCGCCGTGAATATGCAGTTCTGA
- a CDS encoding MAPEG family protein: MEAAQLSALSLWLGLNILLTLVLAVNVTRNRFKAMGDSGDPDTLQKAVRAHGNNIEYVPFILLGLGLLAMTGASAQTLNILGGTLFAARVLHAYGIQQAKVPNPIGVVGNVTTWLVMLCVAAKLIMAGM, encoded by the coding sequence ATGGAAGCAGCACAATTAAGCGCTTTGTCGCTTTGGCTAGGCCTGAATATTTTACTCACACTGGTATTAGCGGTGAACGTGACGCGCAATCGCTTCAAAGCCATGGGAGACTCGGGTGATCCTGATACGCTGCAAAAGGCGGTCCGAGCACACGGCAATAATATCGAATACGTACCCTTTATCTTACTGGGCCTTGGCTTATTGGCGATGACGGGAGCATCAGCTCAAACCCTCAATATTCTTGGCGGTACATTATTCGCCGCACGGGTTTTGCACGCCTACGGCATCCAGCAAGCAAAAGTGCCCAATCCGATCGGTGTGGTGGGTAATGTCACGACTTGGCTGGTCATGCTTTGCGTGGCAGCAAAGCTCATTATGGCCGGTATGTAG